One Ochotona princeps isolate mOchPri1 chromosome 7, mOchPri1.hap1, whole genome shotgun sequence genomic window carries:
- the ZNF330 gene encoding zinc finger protein 330, giving the protein MPKKKTGARKKAENRREREKQLRASRGTVDLAKHPCNAAMECDKCQRRQKNRAFCYFCNSVQKLPICAQCGKTKCMMKSSDCVIKHAGVYSTGLAMVGAICDFCEAWVCHGRKCLSTHACACPLTDAECVECERGVWDHGGRIFSCSFCHNFLCEDDQFEHQASCQVLEAETFKCVSCNRLGQHSCLRCKACFCDDHTRSKVFKQEKGKQPPCPKCGHETQETKDLSMSTRSLKFGRQAGGEEGDGASGYDAYWKNLSSDKYGESNYHEEEEEEEGEAEDEEEEEDEGGKDSDAEPSDLFTNLNLGRTYASGYAHYEEQEN; this is encoded by the exons ATGCCTAAAAAGAAGACTGGGGCCAGGAAGAAGGCCGAGAACCGCCGGGAGCGTGAGAAACAGCTGAGGGCTTCCCGGGGCACCGTGGACTTGGCTAAACACCCGTGTAATGCCGCAATG GAGTGTGACAAATGTCAAAG ACGACAGAAGAATAGAGCATTTTGCTACTTTTGTAATTCTGTACAGAAGTTACCAATTTGTGCACAGTGTG GGAAAACAAAGTGCATGATGAAATCTTCTGATTGTGTCATAAAGCATGCTGGTGTGTACAGTACTGGCCTTGCAATGGTG GGTGCAATTTGTGACTTCTGTGAAGCCTGGGTGTGCCATGGGAGGAAGTGTCTCAGCACACATGCGTGTGCCTGCCCGCTAACTGATGCTGAGTGCGTGGAGTGTGAGCGCGGTGTCTGGGATCATG GAGGCAGAATATTCAGTTGCTCTTTTTGCCATAACTTTCTCTGTGAAGATGATCAATTTGAGCATCAAGCCAGCTGCCAGGTTTTAGAAGCAGAAACATTTAAAT GTGTTTCATGTAATCGGCTTGGTCAGCATTCATGTCTCCGTTGTAAG GCTTGCTTCTGTGATGATCATACAAGGAGCAAGGTgtttaaacaagaaaaaggaaaacaacccCCTTGTCCTAAATGTGGGCATGAAACTCAGGAGACCAAGGATCTCAGCATGTCAA CGCGCTCCTTGAAATTTGGCAGGCAGGCTGGAGGTGAAGAGGGTGACGGAGCTTCTGGGTATGACGCGTACTGGAAGAACCTTTCATCTGACAAATACGGGGAGAGCAACTACcacgaagaggaggaggaggaggagggtgaagcagaggatgaggaggaggaagaagatgaagGTGGAAAGGATTCAGATGCTGAACCGTCAGATCTGTTTACAAACTTGAATTTAGGAAGGACCTATGCCAGTGGCTATGCTCACTACGAGGAGCAAGAGAACTAG